A portion of the Pseudomonas protegens CHA0 genome contains these proteins:
- the lysA gene encoding diaminopimelate decarboxylase yields the protein MAIPFSPAQLVAAARQYGTPLWCYDAATIQARIAQLQAFDVVRYAQKASSNLHLLRLIREAGVRVDAVSLGEIERALLAGFSPVDAGIVFTCDLFDEATLARVVELQVEVNAGSIDMLRQLGEKSPGHRVWLRINPGFGHGHSRKTNTGGENSKHGIWHDQMSEALAVIRQHGLHLVGLHMHIGSGVDYDHLEQVGAAMVAAVKSLDHDLEAFSIGGGLSTPYREGDTPVDVQRYANAWKVARQEIEAYLGHGVRMEIEPGRFLVAEAGCLVSEVRVVKTAGQHHFVLVDTGFNDLMRPAMYGAYHGMSLLDAAGHPVERPQQLTVVGGPLCESGDIFTQDDECLTPRPLPQARVGDLLVLHDTGAYGASMSSNYNSRPLLPEVLFENGQPKLIRRRQPLADLLALELGL from the coding sequence ATGGCCATTCCATTTTCCCCCGCTCAACTTGTCGCCGCCGCCCGCCAGTACGGCACTCCACTGTGGTGCTATGACGCCGCCACCATCCAGGCGCGCATCGCCCAGTTGCAGGCGTTCGACGTGGTGCGCTACGCCCAGAAGGCCTCGTCCAACCTGCACCTGCTGCGCCTGATCCGCGAGGCCGGGGTACGGGTCGATGCGGTGTCCCTGGGGGAAATCGAACGCGCCCTGCTGGCCGGCTTCAGCCCGGTGGATGCCGGCATCGTCTTCACCTGCGACCTGTTCGACGAGGCCACCCTGGCCCGGGTGGTGGAACTGCAGGTGGAAGTCAACGCCGGCTCCATCGACATGCTCCGCCAACTGGGGGAGAAATCCCCGGGGCACCGGGTCTGGCTGCGGATCAACCCGGGCTTCGGCCACGGCCACAGCCGCAAGACCAACACCGGTGGCGAAAACAGCAAGCACGGCATCTGGCACGACCAGATGAGCGAAGCCCTGGCAGTGATCCGCCAGCATGGCCTGCACCTGGTGGGCCTGCACATGCACATCGGTTCCGGGGTCGACTACGACCACCTGGAACAGGTGGGCGCAGCCATGGTGGCGGCGGTGAAATCCCTGGACCACGACCTCGAGGCCTTCTCCATCGGCGGCGGCCTGTCCACCCCCTACCGCGAGGGCGACACCCCGGTGGACGTGCAGCGTTACGCCAATGCCTGGAAAGTGGCGCGCCAGGAGATCGAGGCCTACCTGGGCCACGGCGTGCGCATGGAGATCGAACCGGGGCGCTTCCTGGTGGCCGAGGCCGGCTGCCTGGTCAGCGAAGTGCGGGTGGTGAAGACCGCCGGCCAGCATCACTTCGTGCTGGTGGACACCGGGTTCAACGACCTGATGCGCCCGGCCATGTACGGCGCCTACCACGGCATGAGCCTGCTGGACGCCGCCGGCCACCCGGTGGAGCGCCCGCAACAGCTGACCGTGGTCGGCGGCCCGCTGTGCGAGTCCGGCGACATCTTCACCCAGGACGACGAATGCCTGACCCCGCGCCCCCTGCCCCAGGCCCGGGTCGGCGACCTGCTGGTACTGCACGACACCGGCGCCTATGGCGCCAGCATGTCCTCCAACTACAACAGCCGCCCGCTGCTGCCGGAGGTGCTGTTCGAGAACGGCCAGCCGAAACTGATCCGCCGCCGCCAGCCACTGGCGGACCTGCTGGCGCTGGAACTGGGGCTGTAA
- a CDS encoding LysR family transcriptional regulator — translation MDISLRHIEVFRAIMQAGSVTGAARLLFTSQPTVSRELARLETLSGLRLFDREGGRLLPTAQALLLLEEVERAYVGLERINSVAQSIRRFEHGQLSLSCLPLFSQTLLPPVCKQFQAQHPGIGLSITAQESPLLEEALSAQRHDLGLTESEHLPRGTQGELLFCADMVCILADDHPLLARPRLALADFRGQDFINLSGLDIYRQTLDEHFRQAGVDRRIVVETTNAASVCAMVRQRLGVAIINPLSAMEEAGRGLAIRPLQLSVPYRVMLIRPDYRPSSSFVEGFSEALRTQAKALQEQVGRIVQGGQGVNRSG, via the coding sequence ATGGACATCTCCCTGCGGCACATCGAAGTGTTCCGCGCCATCATGCAGGCCGGCAGCGTCACCGGCGCCGCGCGCCTGCTGTTTACTTCGCAGCCCACCGTGAGTCGCGAGCTGGCCCGGCTGGAAACGCTTTCCGGCTTGCGCCTGTTCGATCGTGAAGGCGGGCGCCTGCTGCCCACGGCCCAGGCCCTGCTGTTGCTGGAGGAAGTCGAGCGGGCCTATGTGGGGCTGGAGCGGATCAACAGCGTGGCCCAGTCGATCCGCCGCTTCGAGCACGGCCAGTTGAGCCTGAGCTGCCTGCCGCTGTTCTCCCAGACCCTGCTGCCGCCGGTGTGCAAGCAGTTCCAGGCGCAGCACCCGGGCATCGGCCTGAGCATCACCGCCCAGGAATCGCCGCTGTTGGAAGAGGCCCTCAGTGCCCAGCGCCATGACCTGGGCCTGACCGAAAGCGAGCACCTGCCCCGGGGCACCCAGGGCGAACTGCTGTTCTGCGCCGACATGGTCTGCATCCTCGCGGACGACCATCCGCTGCTGGCCAGGCCACGGCTGGCGCTTGCGGATTTTCGCGGCCAGGACTTCATCAACCTCTCGGGCCTGGATATCTACCGCCAGACCCTGGATGAGCATTTTCGCCAGGCCGGGGTGGATCGCCGGATAGTGGTGGAAACCACCAACGCAGCTTCGGTGTGCGCCATGGTGCGCCAGCGGCTCGGGGTGGCGATCATCAACCCCTTGAGTGCCATGGAAGAGGCCGGGCGCGGTCTGGCGATCCGACCGTTGCAGCTGTCGGTGCCCTATCGGGTGATGCTGATCCGCCCGGATTACCGGCCCTCGTCGAGTTTTGTCGAGGGTTTCAGTGAAGCCCTGCGCACCCAGGCCAAGGCACTGCAAGAGCAGGTCGGGCGGATAGTGCAGGGAGGGCAAGGGGTGAATCGCTCAGGCTGA
- a CDS encoding acetyl-CoA C-acetyltransferase — translation MQDVVIVAATRTAVGSFQGSLAGIPAVDLGAAVIRQLLAQTGIDPAQVDEVIMGQVLTAGAGQNPARQAAIKAGLPHAVPAMTLNKVCGSGLKALHLGAQAIRCGDAEVIIAGGQENMSLSNYVLPGARTGLRMGHSQMIDSMISDGLWDAFNDYHMGITAENLVDKYGISREAQDAFAAASQQKAAAAIEAGRFVDEITPIQIPQRKGEPLTFATDEQPRPSTTAEALAKLKPAFKKDGSVTAGNASALNDGAAAVMLMSASKARALGLPVLAKIAAYANAGVDPAIMGIGPVSATRRCLDKAGWTLDQLDLIEANEAFAAQSLSVAKELEWDASKVNVNGGAIAIGHPIGASGCRVLVTLLHEMIKRDAKKGLATLCIGGGQGVALAIER, via the coding sequence ATGCAAGACGTCGTAATCGTTGCCGCCACCCGTACCGCCGTGGGCAGTTTCCAGGGCTCCCTGGCGGGCATTCCCGCCGTTGACCTGGGCGCCGCCGTGATCCGCCAACTGCTGGCCCAGACCGGCATCGACCCGGCCCAGGTCGACGAAGTGATCATGGGCCAGGTGCTCACCGCCGGCGCCGGGCAGAACCCCGCCCGCCAGGCCGCGATCAAGGCCGGCCTGCCCCACGCCGTGCCCGCCATGACCCTGAACAAGGTCTGCGGCTCGGGTCTCAAGGCCCTGCACCTGGGCGCCCAGGCCATCCGCTGCGGCGATGCCGAGGTGATCATCGCCGGCGGCCAGGAAAACATGAGCCTGTCCAACTACGTGCTGCCCGGCGCCCGCACCGGCCTGCGCATGGGCCACAGCCAGATGATCGACTCCATGATCAGCGACGGCCTGTGGGACGCTTTCAACGACTACCACATGGGCATCACCGCCGAGAACCTGGTGGACAAGTACGGCATCAGCCGTGAAGCCCAGGACGCCTTCGCCGCCGCTTCCCAACAGAAAGCCGCAGCGGCCATCGAGGCCGGGCGCTTTGTCGACGAGATCACCCCGATCCAGATTCCCCAGCGCAAGGGCGAGCCGCTGACCTTCGCCACCGACGAGCAGCCACGCCCCAGCACCACCGCCGAAGCCCTGGCCAAACTCAAGCCGGCGTTCAAGAAAGACGGCAGCGTCACCGCCGGCAACGCCTCGGCGCTGAACGACGGCGCTGCCGCGGTGATGCTGATGAGCGCCAGCAAGGCCCGGGCCCTGGGCCTGCCGGTGCTGGCAAAAATTGCTGCCTACGCCAACGCCGGCGTCGACCCGGCGATCATGGGCATCGGCCCGGTCTCGGCCACCCGCCGCTGCCTGGACAAGGCCGGCTGGACCCTGGACCAGCTGGACCTGATCGAAGCCAACGAAGCCTTCGCCGCGCAGTCGCTGTCGGTGGCCAAGGAACTGGAATGGGACGCCAGCAAGGTCAACGTCAACGGCGGTGCGATCGCCATCGGCCACCCGATTGGTGCATCGGGCTGCCGGGTGCTGGTGACCCTGCTGCATGAAATGATCAAGCGTGATGCCAAAAAGGGCCTGGCGACCCTGTGCATCGGCGGCGGCCAGGGCGTGGCCCTGGCGATCGAGCGCTAA
- a CDS encoding CoA transferase subunit B, translating into MALTREQMAQRVARELQDGFYVNLGIGIPTLVANYIPDGMEVMLQSENGLLGMGAFPTEDEVDADMINAGKQTVTARIGASIFSSAESFAMIRGGHIDLTVLGAFEVDVQGNIASWMIPGKLVKGMGGAMDLVAGAENIIVTMTHASKDGESKLLSRCSLPLTGAQCIKRVLTDLAYLEIENGAFILKERAPGVSVEEIVSKTAGKLIVPDHVPEMQFA; encoded by the coding sequence ATGGCTCTTACCCGCGAACAAATGGCTCAGCGCGTCGCCCGCGAACTGCAGGACGGCTTCTACGTCAACCTCGGCATCGGCATCCCGACCCTGGTGGCCAACTACATCCCCGACGGCATGGAAGTCATGCTGCAGTCGGAAAACGGCCTCCTGGGCATGGGCGCCTTCCCCACCGAGGACGAAGTCGACGCCGACATGATCAACGCCGGCAAACAGACGGTGACCGCGCGCATCGGCGCCTCGATCTTCTCGTCCGCCGAATCCTTCGCGATGATCCGCGGCGGCCATATCGACCTGACCGTGCTCGGCGCCTTCGAAGTGGACGTGCAAGGCAACATCGCCTCCTGGATGATCCCCGGCAAGCTGGTCAAGGGCATGGGCGGCGCCATGGACCTGGTGGCCGGTGCCGAGAACATCATCGTCACCATGACCCACGCCTCGAAAGACGGCGAATCCAAATTGCTCAGCCGTTGCAGCCTGCCGCTGACCGGTGCCCAGTGCATCAAGCGCGTGCTCACCGACCTTGCGTACCTGGAGATCGAGAACGGCGCCTTCATCCTCAAGGAGCGCGCCCCCGGGGTCAGCGTCGAGGAAATCGTCAGCAAGACCGCCGGCAAGCTGATCGTGCCGGACCACGTGCCTGAAATGCAGTTCGCCTGA
- a CDS encoding CoA transferase subunit A, translating into MAGFDKRVASYEEALEGLQDGMTVIAGGFGLCGIPENLIAEIKRRGTRDLTVVSNNCGVDGFGLGVLLEDRQISKVIASYVGENALFEKQLLSGEIEVVLTPQGTLAEKMRAGGAGIPAFFTATGVGTPVADGKETREFKGRTYLMEESITGDFAIVKGWKADHFGNVVYRHTAQNFNPLAATAGKITVVEVEEIVEPGELDPTQIHTPGIYVDRVICGTFEKRIEQRTVRK; encoded by the coding sequence ATGGCAGGTTTCGACAAGCGCGTGGCGTCCTACGAGGAAGCCCTGGAAGGTCTGCAAGACGGCATGACCGTGATCGCCGGCGGCTTCGGCCTGTGCGGTATCCCCGAAAACCTGATCGCCGAGATCAAGCGCCGCGGTACCCGCGACCTGACCGTGGTGTCCAACAACTGCGGGGTCGACGGTTTCGGCCTGGGCGTGCTCCTGGAAGACCGCCAGATCAGCAAGGTGATCGCTTCCTACGTGGGTGAAAACGCCCTGTTCGAGAAGCAGTTGCTCAGCGGCGAGATCGAAGTGGTACTGACCCCACAGGGCACCCTGGCGGAAAAAATGCGCGCCGGCGGCGCCGGGATCCCGGCCTTCTTCACCGCCACCGGCGTCGGCACCCCGGTGGCCGACGGCAAGGAGACCCGCGAATTCAAGGGCCGCACCTACCTGATGGAAGAGTCCATCACCGGTGACTTCGCCATCGTCAAGGGCTGGAAGGCCGACCACTTCGGCAACGTGGTCTACCGCCACACCGCACAGAACTTCAACCCCCTGGCGGCCACCGCCGGCAAGATCACCGTGGTCGAAGTGGAAGAAATCGTCGAACCGGGCGAGCTGGACCCGACGCAGATCCACACCCCCGGCATCTACGTCGACCGGGTCATCTGCGGCACCTTCGAGAAGCGCATCGAACAGCGCACCGTGCGCAAGTGA
- a CDS encoding LysR family transcriptional regulator, protein MTVKQIRAFLAVAHSLSFALACERLHLSQSALSLTIKALEEGLGGRLFTRNTRNVALTPEGEALLPLARRLIADWDNAEDELRQRFTLQRGRVTLAAMPSFAGNLLPPILKHFRARYPQVNVTVNDVVNEQVLEMVRDREVELGVAFEPQDSTSLVFTPLYIDRFVAVVPRDSPLARRSEIDWQALLQEPFITLQRPSTVRVMLEDHLRARGVQLPVEFESHQLATVGRMVASGLGVSAVPALCAQQMRELGGHCLTLHDPVVERAIGVLTKPGDELSTAAQALFDILREENLGQRLALL, encoded by the coding sequence ATGACGGTTAAACAGATACGGGCATTTCTGGCCGTGGCCCACAGTTTGAGCTTTGCCCTGGCCTGCGAACGGCTGCACCTGTCGCAGTCGGCCCTGAGCCTGACGATCAAGGCGCTGGAGGAAGGCCTGGGTGGGCGCCTGTTCACGCGCAATACGCGCAATGTGGCCCTGACCCCGGAAGGCGAGGCCCTGCTGCCCCTGGCGCGGCGTCTGATCGCCGACTGGGACAACGCCGAGGACGAACTGCGCCAGCGTTTCACCCTGCAGCGAGGCCGGGTGACCCTGGCGGCGATGCCGTCCTTTGCCGGCAACCTGCTGCCGCCGATCCTCAAGCACTTTCGGGCCCGCTATCCCCAGGTCAACGTCACGGTCAACGACGTGGTCAACGAGCAGGTGCTGGAGATGGTCCGTGATCGCGAGGTGGAGCTGGGGGTGGCGTTCGAGCCCCAGGACAGCACCTCGCTGGTGTTCACCCCGCTGTACATCGACCGCTTTGTCGCCGTGGTGCCCCGGGATTCGCCCCTGGCCCGGCGCAGCGAGATCGACTGGCAGGCGCTGTTGCAGGAGCCCTTCATCACCTTGCAGCGGCCGTCCACGGTGCGGGTGATGCTCGAAGATCACCTGCGGGCACGGGGCGTGCAACTGCCGGTGGAGTTTGAAAGCCACCAGTTGGCGACCGTGGGGCGCATGGTCGCCAGCGGCCTGGGGGTGAGTGCGGTGCCGGCGCTGTGCGCCCAGCAGATGCGCGAGCTGGGCGGGCACTGCCTGACCCTGCATGATCCGGTGGTGGAGCGGGCCATTGGTGTACTGACCAAGCCGGGGGACGAGCTGTCCACCGCGGCCCAGGCGCTGTTCGACATCCTGCGCGAGGAAAACCTCGGCCAGCGCCTGGCGCTACTCTGA